From the genome of Pleuronectes platessa chromosome 19, fPlePla1.1, whole genome shotgun sequence:
TCAAAGTCTACTTAAGTTGAATTTTCCTTTTGAAATGtgattatatttaaaatgtgatgtttcAATCTTTgactacatttttatttgatttttaatgttttttgtgtatttttttttaaatgaaaatcaaCAATCACTGTGAGCTAATGCAATGTTTCGCTCCTGGAAGAACTCCTGCTTCATAGTGTGCAGAGTAAAAAGGGCTTCACTATGAAACCGATTATTTAGCTGTGACAATCGTTAATGCATCATCATCTAAATTCTCTGTAGTGACGGTTCGATGAGCAGTGAAACACACAGGTCTTAAATTTTGCAATATCGTGTGAAGTCTTTATCGTGCTCTTCTCCCTGATTGAAGTTAAACACTGTAATAGAATCAGTCAATTTAAGATATTCTTATTGCACATTTGAATGTAATGCATCTCCATCcattttgaaatgtttctgtatttctttGAAGACAATCACGTGTACAATCAGTGCAGTTGTAGTGCAAATATAAGGGCTTTTGATTCCTGCTTTTCCAAATCGCATCAGTAGGTGTCGCTGTGAAGTACGAGACCGTTAAAGTTGCTTCGAACCCCAAAATCTAAAAACCACATTGTCTTCCACTTTGTTCTGTGAACTGTATAATCTTGATTTTTAGACCCGCTGATTATATAATCTATGTATTTTTTGTTCGTAATCTAAAAACCGATTTTATACAAGCATCAAATGATACAATGGGTTACTTGGAAGGAAGCAGAGTCGgcgggatttttttttttataactgttGTTTTTGTATGAGAGCAATAAAACAGTCCAGATGATTCTTAAACACTCAGTTCTCTGTGTTCTTCACTTTATTGTAAGCGTTTGAAAGATGCAGCTTGTTAATGATGGGTTTTCAAACGACAGGTTTGAACTGATGTGTGATTTAGTAAAGTTGATATTATCTGCACTACAGACGGGTTACCTGCTGACATAGCCCATAAGCTCTGAGGCcacaaagtgttgtttttttttagacatTTACCAGTGCCTGTTCTAAGCACAACAGTCCCAgttaaatgtaattaaagtataTGCACTGTAAGCATCTGGTGTGCGAGATTCAGACACGTGGAGTGCATGTGTGCTTCTCTTAAGTGGATGTATCGGGTGTAATCTAAGCTGCAGATGCCGTCCTCACATCCTACTGCGAGTGCTCAGTCTCAcagcagagagggggggaaaaaggcAGAGCTGCATAGTTTCCACGATCAAAGGGCTCTGTGTCGGCTGTAATGAAACTAATTGGCTCATGACAATGAATCACTGTGCTTGTGTCATTGCCAAGATCAAAATGTGTAATTAACTCCTCCGTgtttttccttgtgtgttttttactgGACGTCCACTGAGCTTAATGATATTGGATATTACAGGTGTTGCCCAAGTGACTGGATATGAGTAATGTGACCCTGAGAGCACACGAAGGGAGGTGTCTGATTATGTTCCGTTACTGATACTGAAAGGGAAAGGGATAAACATTGCTTTTCAATGATAGAAGTAAATATAGTAGTTGCAATAAAAGTGAACGCAGGGGCTGATCCTCCTGTTCAGTCCCACACTGAATCACATTCAGGCTCAAGGGGGCAGTAGTGACTCTCTAAAAGAAATGATTCCAAGCAGAAACCTATAGTTAAAGATAATTTCTGCATAGGAGACGAGATTGGGTGTCAGGGCGTCTGACAGCAGAAAAGCACCTGTGTGGTGTGATGTGATGTAACCCACCACAGCAGCACCGCCCCTTTGAAACCTAGTTAGTGTCAGAGATGTTGATTCCACTATTAGATGTTTTGCAGGCagttcttcttgttttttatatatttgattgtcCTTGATGTTAAACACTTTCACAGCAAAGACTCTTGCAATATCTCCAACCTTTCGAAGGACAAGGTGGATGAAATACCATGAGCACCATGACGACTGTAATGCAGCCCTCACATCTAGAGATGTGAGGGCTGCATTAGTGATTCAGTTGTATACAGTGCAGCTACCACTATGTACTCCATACCAATTCTAAAACAAATTGTGCCTTCACTGAACTGTTGAGGAAATTGTATGTGCAGGAAAGGCAGCTGTATTTGAATAAATTGAATGTATTTGAACATGTGCATGTGGTTTTGGAGGTTAACCACACTAATGAGTCGGCCTCTGTACTCTACACTTATTTCATCACGTGCTATTGCTCTATAGATCAGATATTAGCTTTAAGAGCAACTCAAGGGTCGACTAGTTTTGAAAGGACCCACAACTCCTGTTTGTTAATGAAGACTAATAAAGGTTGGTCACACAAGTCATGTGGTCTGAAGCTGCAAATAGTAAAGTAAAGCCACTATAGGTAAAACTACCATTGATCAACCACTGTGAATCAGTAGCTGTGGTTTGACCGTGTGTTTCCATTAACTGTCGTTGTCCATTTGGGAACCTTGGGAACTAGAAAAGGATGAAAATGAAATTCCTACGCCTGTGGATGCATTCAGATTCTGTTTGACCTAATTAACTGTCACTGTGACCGTTGCTTCACAGCAGGAGGGTCATTAGTTAGAACCAGACTCTCAGCCTTTGTGGAGGTGTCCCCGTGTCAGACTTCATGTTCTCTGTACTGATGTATGTCTCTGTCGACCTTTTCAGACCAATACTTTGACCCTTTAATGTCATTTTGCTCCTTTGTGCCTGAGAGGGagctgctccactgctgctAAACAGCGATGACGTCAGATAtagtcaacaaacaaacaagaaatggATTCAGAATGGCCTGATTTTGTTCGATTAGAGagtaaatgaaaaatgactGACTGACAATGAGAGCGCTTAACTATAATCCAATTTAAGTGTCACATCATCATGATATAAGATAatcattctttttctttttttcacgaAAATGTTTATCTTACTAAGTATAGTGTGCTATAATATACTGTTATCTAATAATAGTAGCTTGGGCTGTTAAGGTGTTGAATAGGACTGTGTGTTAGTTACAATCACTGTCAGGTTTATGCAccaaagcaaaacaacaaaataataaccGGACATTGGTTCCAGGTGAAAAAAGAGGCGTTGGAAGAACACCACACAACTAATAAACAAAGTCTGGGTTAACAATATCCGTTGCTGCTCTCGGAGCTTAAATAGAATAATAACAGGTTTCGAGAGTCGAAAGGAAAAGTAGTTGCAGCGCCATTTTTTTGCTCCTTTCCCTCATTCTTAAATTGTCCATTCTTCGTCTTATTAGCTTCCACTGCGAGCGAACATTTTACACAGTTTTCAAACTGTATCCGATCCTTTATTTTGACAGCACATGCATATGTACATTTGGCAAAGCTTATTTCTTCTTTGCCTTATTTCAAGGATCACGTAATTACACACTTTCGATGTTGTCATCACGAAGAAAAGTCTCTGAGCGGAACCTGAGCCGTGCAACACCCTCCCGACCCCTGCGAACATCTGTCCTACTTTTAACAGTGTGATGCATACATTACTATAGATCATATTTATTAACTGCAGCACTGCCAATGATCAAATTGATAATGGCCTCGGCTGGCAAAGTGAGGGACAATTTATGTGGGGGAGAAAATGACAGACGGGGACCCGGAGGAGAAATCGAAAGAGTGTCTCCTCTGGACTGAGAACTTCCACAGTGAAAGTGGACAGATGAGGACAGGACATTGATATGAACCTCGGTGACCATGTCCTGGGAGGGATGCACAGTGTTTTTCAGGAGCCAGCGGGTTTACTGTCAACTTATTAACTGTTACTGAGCTGAGCACAGACGTCCACTACAGGAATAAgtcaattgtttttttatttccgaCTTTAATTTCTCACATTTCCAAATGACAGTATTAATTATACTTGAAAATGTaggaatatatttatatagctatatatatatggtaTCTATGTATACCATCAGTGACTGCATCTTGTGTGTGAAGCTGTTCAAGATTTTACATCTGTCCTGACAGAAAACCTTGGTACCACCTCgcattattattcatatttatacatagatcagccacaacataaaaacaattaTGTAGATTTTCTCTTGTTGATCTATGTGCGTCGTTACATTTATGAAATGAAGTCCCATCATTTTGCATAGTTCTGAATTATTGCTTTTCTCTTTGCATATCTGGGTAAAATCAAATGTGCAACTGtacttaaatatgtttttggtCACATTGCAGCTCATATTCACGGTATACTATAACcctggaggagagagtgaagcgttgaggaaaaagagagagaccgTGCAGCATTCAACTTCACATCTTCTCAACTTAGCGGGGGTGTGAGAAGGAAAAGGTGAAGAGTGATCTCCACAGGGCCTGTTGAGAACAGGGGTGAGCACAGCGGAGGAGGACGGATGCTCAGTAGCTGATTGGTTGATCCAAGATGAGCAGTGAAAACCCTTAGTTACTATTTTTTGGAAATTTGTCAGGGAGATGTGTCAATGCTACGATGTTTGTTGATAACGGTTGTTTATATAATAATGTTAATTAATAATGCTGATGACATAGCGAGTGGTGTCCCAATTCCTAGGGGGATTTTCTAACCCTCTCCCTTGTGGCTCCGTTTGAAGGGGGACACTCCCAGAGACACTCCCATCAGCGTTACGTGTGTTAATCTGCTTCAGTCTTAGTCACCCCGCCGTCAGTTAAAGCAGAATAAAACCTTAGATGACTAAAGAATAAACTCATAAAATGAATTAGAATGAATGGCTTTTTTCTTTGCTATTTGCTATTTTATATAGAAAACCAAAGAGTGGGTGAGAAAGAACATTTCTCAATCGTCTAATCACTGATAATAGCCGAGCCAAATTAATAGCAAGCACACTGAGCTGAAACACTCAAAGATGAGGGGCGACCCTCAGTGAATGTTGTCATGAAAGCTTCCCGTGATTTTTGTATCCttgggtttgtgtgtgctcactatgttagttgtgtgtgtgcctatgtGAACTATGTGTGCGAACTGAGTGAATAGTGAAATCCCAGGAGATAAGACACAAACACCTGCTGAAGGCCTCCTGGACGTTTTGCTGGGGGAGTATTCTGCAGATATGTGGTTCTGAGTTTCGCACGGAGAAATGGCTTGCATAAGAAGAGATAATACAAGCGTGGTATATTGGTCAAATGTTTCATCGCACATCTCATGTCCTTGACGTAAAGGACAACACAGCCACAATAAGCCTCTGCCACCACAACTTGTGAACCGCTTTCCCTGCAAAGCATTGAACGTGTTATTAAAACTTCATGTGGCTGCAATTAATAGGTTCAGTGTGCACTGGAAACCctatttttaaaatgataaactTCATATAAACTCTAGCTGACACCGAGTTCCCTCCCTCCCGCTTCCCTCTAAGTCAACTATTTTGACAGCTTTTATGCTAAAGGCATCTTAATGTGCTAATTGAGCGTTTTGCATTTCACACCGACCCAGCAAAAACTGAAAGAGATATTTTGTGTGACAACCACACATAAGATAGTTGCTTCCTCCTTTTTTCATTTCCCCTCAAGTCAAATATCCACTAACCACTTACAAAGCATCAATCCTGCTCCTTAACCTGCTGCTGCCTATTGGTCAGGTATCACCCTGTGCCATCGGTCCTCTGCCTCACCCCTCGCTTCTGCATCCAGCACATATTGACCCTGGATTAAATCCTCACCCCTCAACCTATCTTCTGCTTTAACAATCTGAGACAATTTCCATTTCCCCCGAAATGTGTCAATAATCCTGCTGCAACTTGCAACATGGTGGGTAGAGTCCTGAACGTGTCAACCATAACAACCGTTACATCCTGTCACAGAAACCCCCCATTAATGCAGCACTGTGTTGAAACCATTTAAACTTCACATCCACTTTGCTCCATGGATGTGAGAGGGCTGAGAAGATGAAGGTGAGAAGTGATTTACAGTGAGCACAAGGGAGGAGGATTGATGCTCTGTAACCGATTGGTTGAGCCAAGATGAGCGGTGACATCCCCTCAACACCTCAACAAGATGTTCCCCGACTGCCGAAGAAAACAGATGCCACAGATGGGTCTTTTCAGATGCTCAACCTTTGCTCCTCATTAACACAGAGTGGTgtggcagcacattcaattcATACAGCGCCTCAAGACGTGTCTCGCTCCCAGCACCTGCACTGCCCAGCACATCTCCCATGGGGAACTCTggtctcctctctgtcatctGTAGCAGCTCCAGCAGTCTCTGCCTGGCAGGCACTTTGCACAGAGGGGGGATGCGAGCGTGCGGCTTTTTCCTCTGAGCGGGAGGATTTCCCATGAAACAgatcagtgagagaggaagaagagacgaaTCCAACCCAGATATACTGACTCCAGTAAGGTGAGATGGCTTCAAATTATTAGGAAGATGTAGGAAAATATACCTCTGGAAGAAATTGTGACTTTCTTTCCCAACACCTTGACTAATTCGTTATGCACTGTGTGATTTACTCTTATAGTAGTAAATATCACTGATACACTGTACAGGTTGACACAGCTAAATATATAGTTTGAATTTGATCCAAATTCCATTATGATTGAAAGACAAACTAAATCTGATCTACTCTTAAAATCAGCTTTATTCTTTGATTTTTGTTATTTGGTCATTGTTTGCTTGCTGTGGTATAATTTTCCAGCACGTGATGAATGTGATTACGTGAATGTGAAACTCACGTAATCACATTCATCACATTCAAACTAGCTGTGTAGCTATAGAGAAATATTCCATAGCTTGAAGAATCTAAATATTATTGCTGGTTGTTGTTAGTGATGTGTTACTATTGTTGTTATGTTATCATAGTAGTATAACCACTGTTTATGTACAAAAATTGAATTTGACTGATGAATACATTGATTAATCACAGAGCAAACctctttgatttttattttatgccattgttaacacacacaatgatttgACAGCtcattgttaataataattGCGATGAGCTgcgtgaaataaaaaacaaaacttaaaaCAACTCAATCTGCAGAAACCATGAGCCAAACGATCAAGAAATTTCCCAAATATAGTTTCCAAAAATCCATCTACATGGTTATTGAAGTGTTCCTATTACAGAACTGTGGAAACGAGTTTGGTTTCAAGCCTTAATCTTCCCAGAATGCCATTGTCACTTTTTCACCGTAACCAATCGGTAAACCATTTAGAACGCTCGCCCACCACTCTCACAGCAGATATCTCATTTTGGTCAGCGCGGTGGTTGTTATAGTGTGTGAGGAAGCATGCACTTCACTGAATCATCCCACTTACAATAATCGAGAGACACAACAATTGAACTATTGATTCCTGTGGAGGTTCTATTGTTTTATGTAATGACCAATCGATTCTTCTTCTGGTCTGCAGAATTGCACTCCACTGAGTGCGTGTTTGGGTGAAATGGTGCTCTGGTTAATAGTTGGTCGATTTTTGCTACGGGAGGATTTTTATTGGGGAACACATGAAGGCTACTGATGTGTACCTAGCAGGTTATTTAAGTGATATATTAatgcctctctgtctctgtccgtcaCCAGATATCACCATGACCCAGAATCTGCTTCTCAACACGACATGGGAGAGAGTGAACCCTCCCAATTCCTCAAGATTGCAGGAACAAGCTTTGACCCACCAGAACATCACCTACGTGGATTTCTACCTCCACAAGCCCTCGGTGGCTGCCGTCTTCACCATCGCCTACCTGCTGATCTTCGCGGTGTGCATGGTCGGCAACGGGGTGGTGTGTTTCATTGTGCTGCGCAGTAAAAACATGCGCACGGTCACCAACCTGTTCATCCTCAACCTTGCCATCAGTGACATGCTGGTTGGCATCTTCTGCATGCCAACCACTCTGGTGGACAACATCATAACAGGTCAGTGTATACGTTTTTTGAAAGTTAGGATTCATTTTAATGTTCAAATCGTTTCTGCAGGTTGTTTGTCGTATGTTCTTTAACTCAAACATTgacagtttctctcttttttgcaGGATGGCCATTTGGTAGGGTAGTGTGCAAACTGAGTGGCATGGTTCAAGGCATATCTGTCTCAGCATCTGTGTTCACTCTCGTGGCAATAGCTGTTGACAGGTGAGGGCTGTAATTGCATTGTGCTTGTGGGGCTGTGTGTGTCCCACGAGACTTCTTTTCCTTCATGCATATCCTTCAATCCCCTTTGTGTCAGGTTCCGCTGCATTGTCTACCCTTTCAAGCAGAAGCTGACCATCGCGAACTCCAAGCTTATAATCGTCATCATATGGGTCCTGGCTGTGTCCATCATGTGTCCCTCAGGGGTCATGCTCCAGGTCACAAAGGAGCAGAGGGTGCGGATTGTCCTCGGCCGCAACAATGATACCCGCCCCTTCTACTGGTGCCGGGAAAACTGGCCCACTCAGGAGATGCGGAAAATCTACACCACTGTCCTCTTCGCCAACATCTTCCTCGCCCCTCTCAGCCTTATTGTCATCATGTACGCCCGCATCGGCTTCACCCTCTTTAAGACCGCCATTCCTCCAAAGAGGGTCGGCGGAATTGTGCCTGGCGAGGGGAGCGGCAACAACAGGCTGAGCATGGAAAGTTCACACACAATTTCAAGTAAGAAAAAGAGGGTGATCATGATGCTGCTGGTTGTGGCTCTGCTCTTCGTAATTTCCTGGCTGCCCTTGTGGACGCTCATGATGCTAAGCGACTACGCCAGCCTTGCAGAGCACCAGTACCGCGTCATCAATATCTACGTGTATCCCTTGGCTCACTGGTTGGCCTTCTTCAACAGCAGCGTCAACCCCATCATCTACGGTTTCTTCAACAAGAACTTCCGCAGGGGCTTTCAGGCGGCTTTCAAATTCCAGTTGTGCTCTGCTGAAATACAGCACCAGAGAACGTACTCCCATCGGATACGAGGGAACGCTGTGCTGCCCGTCCAGCCTGCCATCCTCAGCAGATCAGGCTCGAGAGCGGGATCGGTGTTCGTGGGGAATGGGAAGTGCTCATGTCAGGAAGAGGGGCGTTTATCTGGTAGACATGATGTTAATGAACAGGACCTGATCTTGGAAGACCTGGAAAAGGTGTCCCATATTTAAATGGCCAGAGAGTGAACAGCACAGCACTTTAAGAGCTTCTAAAGCTTTTTGGACATTCTAAACGTTTAAAGGACCATGGAAAACCGACCTCagaaatatgtatatttgttgAATTGAAGGTACTTTCAGCCTCTGCAACATGCATCATCAGGAATCattttgtgaatgtttgtcATTGTGTATATAAACAGATAGAGCTTAAAGTCCTCATAAACTCgatttgtttgatttgtccatgaacaaacaaatcaccaacTGCCATCAGAGTCGGATTCAACTGTTGCTAAATCCTGATTGGTGGATGGGAAATATGATCTTTTAAGGTAAATCCCAAACCACCTCGAACCAGAAGTTTGTGCTACATACTATATGCAGCACAAATAACTAAAATTCTCTCATGTgaaaaaaccaaaacaactcTAACTGAAGCGAAAATCGGGATGCAGCCCACGTGCAGCACCAAAGACCTCCTGAGGAAACGAGAGTGAGAAGTGACCGGAGATATAATCTGATTGTTAACATTCTGTGAACCAAACCAAAGCCCCCTCCCCTTTGAGTCATACCCACCAACATCTGGCATGTGCATTCAGTAGGAGACACGATTTAATAGCTGTCT
Proteins encoded in this window:
- the LOC128462337 gene encoding neuropeptide FF receptor 2, whose translation is MTQNLLLNTTWERVNPPNSSRLQEQALTHQNITYVDFYLHKPSVAAVFTIAYLLIFAVCMVGNGVVCFIVLRSKNMRTVTNLFILNLAISDMLVGIFCMPTTLVDNIITGWPFGRVVCKLSGMVQGISVSASVFTLVAIAVDRFRCIVYPFKQKLTIANSKLIIVIIWVLAVSIMCPSGVMLQVTKEQRVRIVLGRNNDTRPFYWCRENWPTQEMRKIYTTVLFANIFLAPLSLIVIMYARIGFTLFKTAIPPKRVGGIVPGEGSGNNRLSMESSHTISSKKKRVIMMLLVVALLFVISWLPLWTLMMLSDYASLAEHQYRVINIYVYPLAHWLAFFNSSVNPIIYGFFNKNFRRGFQAAFKFQLCSAEIQHQRTYSHRIRGNAVLPVQPAILSRSGSRAGSVFVGNGKCSCQEEGRLSGRHDVNEQDLILEDLEKVSHI